A stretch of the Lactuca sativa cultivar Salinas chromosome 9, Lsat_Salinas_v11, whole genome shotgun sequence genome encodes the following:
- the LOC111906749 gene encoding protein TIC 56, chloroplastic, which translates to MASINFNPFGENWFKKPPNPLQSINIHAFADSINPFKHQPQSDPSSSPFAALSISNPFKKKTEPDSQRPKPGYYKRLLEQFYWESENRPDYRHTPEVERILNEDPIWEKKENLTQEEIEENERWLKEFRESPVVRFLARAEEVMDEINEMELKENSKPYRREDKKYWQSIPHVIGPDGRPMPRKAIKTRKESDDKFWDFAKQFFFGLWGFRQRPYPPGRPIDVAQAIGYKRLEKRYYDFIMRSGGFFYKDRIGRTRGPCELIQLKTAWGAGIIDKYTFIWGDDMDEWAPIGMIYGMERAIATWEVRLGAAATAFIHKLQKGIPPWVPLKGFEKKSRKQLQDEAYESKKRDLAVLEANNGIWPGVRIPSHALFLWASGSELTSILEQDHMPNKYIPKDMRKQLQKAIPGLRPWEVLSVEQAMDQITYGGQWYREPLGIFRTWPPYIEEWNEDVEELVDSYQQFTELICEFLEEAIPGFDKVMKKVESEAEGKFRRRVQSGKKKIEAMKRAQQPKSMVPDNEEEEEDDDQ; encoded by the exons ATGGCGTCAATTAACTTTAACCCCTTTGGGGAAAATTGGTTCAAGAAGCCACCAAACCCTCTACAATCCATAAACATTCACGCTTTTGCAGATTCCATAAACCCGTTCAAACACCAACCTCAATCCGATCCATCTTCTTCACCCTTTGCCGCTCTCTCTATTTCCAACCCATTCAAGAAAAAAACCGAACCCGATTCCCAAAGACCCAAACCAGGATACTACAAGAGATTGCTTGAACAGTTCTACTGGGAGTCAGAAAATCGGCCCGATTACCGTCACACCCCAGAAGTTGAAAGGATTCTAAACGAAGACCCAATTTGGGAAAAGAAAGAGAATCTAACCCAAGAAGAGATTGAAGAGAACGAGAGATGGTTGAAGGAATTTCGTGAGAGTCCAGTTGTTCGTTTTTTAGCCCGAGCAGAGGAGGTTATGGATGAGATTAATGAAATGGAGCTTAAAGAGAATTCGAAACCATATAGAAGGGAGGATAAGAAGTATTGGCAGTCGATTCCGCATGTCATCGGACCCGACGGCCGGCCTATGCCAAGGAAAGCTATAAAGACTAGGAAGGAGTCCGATGACAAGTTTTGGGATTTTGCAAAGCAATTCTTCTTCGGGTTATGGGGATTCCGGCAACGGCCATATCCTCCCGGCCGACCAATTGATGTTGCTCAAGCTATTGGGTACAAGAGGCTGGAGAAGAGATACTATGATT TTATCATGAGGTCTGGTGGATTTTTCTACAAAGATCGAATAGGTCGAACAAGGGGACCTTGTGAGTTGATACAGCTAAAAACAGCTTGGGGAGCTGGAATCATCGATAAATATACTTTCATTTGGGGTGATGACATGGACGAGTGGGCCCCAATCGGCATGATTTATGGTATGGAGCGTGCAATTGCCACTTGGGAAG TGAGATTAGGTGCTGCAGCGACAGCTTTCATTCACAAACTACAAAAGGGTATCCCTCCATGGGTCCCGCTAAAAGGGTTTGAGAAAAAAAGCAGGAAACAGCTGCAAGATGAAGCATATGAAAGTAAGAAAAGGGATTTGGCTGTTTTAGAAGCTAATAATGGGATTTGGCCTGGTGTGAGAATTCCTAGTCATGCTTTGTTTCTTTGGGCTAGTGGATCCGAACTCACATCGATTTTGGAACAAGATCATATGCCTAACAAATACATTCCCAAAGATATGAG GAAACAACTGCAAAAAGCAATTCCAGGGTTGAGGCCATGGGAGGTTTTAAGTGTAGAACAAGCAATGGATCAAATAACATATGGTGGTCAATGGTATCGTGAACCTCTTGGTATATTTAGAACCTGGCCTCCTTACATTGAGGAATGGAATGAAGATGTCGAG GAGTTAGTTGACTCATACCAGCAATTCACGGAGCTGATATGTGAGTTTTTGGAGGAAGCTATTCCAGGGTTTGATAAGGTAATGAAAAAGGTGGAATCGGAAGCTGAGGGGAAATTCAGAAGACGGGTGCAAAGTGGAAAGAAAAAAATAGAAGCAATGAAGCGGGCCCAACAACCAAAAAGTATGGTTCCCgacaatgaagaagaagaagaagatgatgatcagTGA
- the LOC111906744 gene encoding uncharacterized protein LOC111906744, which translates to MEDSMLDPPDLVFDEKVSNKRVRDGEEEINIGRLEKRPSGIFGVNGGGDFDEDPVNEELEASGGGGIIDTFISNVFHQKESVIEGGEVEVGGLMKSDVTDVTVEEKSEDLCIGSGGGHGGDDGGDGESGGGIINTFISNMFHHNGSGDDGGDQAKSDLLNEDGGGGGGPGGSVERADLVAEKPPEKTDTVPDLSSKHLTGQKLNMRPDDYSERVFFLNNN; encoded by the exons ATGGAAGATAGTATGTTAGATCCGCCGGATTTAGTATTCGATGAAAAAGTGAGTAACAAGAGAGTAAGAGATGGCGAAGAGGAAATCAATATAGGAAGACTCGAAAAGAGGCCAAGTGGCATTTTTGGTGTTAATGGTGGTGGAGACTTCGATGAAGATCCTGTCAATGAAGAATTGGAAGCAAGTGGTGGTGGTGGGATCATCGACACTTtcatttcaaatgtttttcaccAGAAGGAAAGTGTTATAGAAGGAGGAGAAGTTGAAGTTGGTGGTTTAATGAAAAGTGATGTAACTGATGTTACAGTTGAAGAGAAAAGCGAAGATTTATGCATCGGTAGCGGTGGAGGGCATGGTGGAGACGATGGTGGTGACGGAGAAAGTGGCGGTGGGATTATCAACACTTTCATTTCAAATATGTTTCACCATAATGGAAGTGGAGATGATGGTGGTGATCAAGCGAAAAGTGATTTGCTTaatgaagatggtggtggtggtggtgggcctGGTGGCAGCGTTGAACGAGCGGATCTCGTTGCAGAAAAGCCGCCTGAGAAGACCGACACTGTGCCTGATTTGTCTAGTAAACATCTTACAG GGCAAAAACTAAACATGCGACCAGATGATTATTCAGAAAGAGTATTTTTCCTAAACAATAACTGA
- the LOC111906748 gene encoding probable membrane-associated 30 kDa protein, chloroplastic, with product MNSMALRAPVAGLSIASTTSASLQDSSTRIGFCKIPTNRTSFFGSGVGALKIRVRLDHPRNTRCYGIRMNLFDRFARVVKSYANALVSTFEDPEKILEQAVLEMNDDLIKMRQATAQVLASQKRLENKYKAAEQASEDWYKRAQLALSKGDEDLAREALKRRKSYADNAASLRTQLDQQKGVVDNLVNNTRILESKIQEAKSKKDTLKARAQSAKTATKVSEMLGNVNTSSALSAFEKMEEKVMTMESQAEALNQLTTDDLEGKFAMLESSSVDDDLASLKKELSGTTKKGELPPGRTAVSNSKAAYPFPDLEIENELNQLRQRTRDL from the exons ATGAATTCAATGGCACTGAGAGCACCTGTTGCAGGGTTAAGTATCGCTTCAACAACATCAGCTTCATTACAGGATTCTTCTACCAGAATTGGATTTTGCAAGATTCCAACTAACAGGACATCGTTCTTTGGTTCTGGAG TTGGAGCCCTAAAGATTAGAGTACGACTAGATCACCCTAGAAATACAAGATGTTATGGGATTCGCATGAATCTTTTTGATCGTTTTGCACGAGTTGTCAAG TCGTATGCAAATGCACTTGTTAGCACCTTTGAAGATCCAGAAAAGATCTTAGAGCAAGCTGTTCTTGAAATGAATGATGATCTAATAAAGATGCGTCAAGCTACAGCTCAA GTTTTGGCATCTCAAAAGCGGTTGGAGAACAAATATAAAGCTGCTGAGCAAGCTTCTGAAGACTG GTACAAAAGAGCACAACTAGCTCTTAGTAAGGGAGATGAAGATCTTGCACGTGAAGCTTTAAAGAGGCGTAAATCTTATGCT GACAATGCAGCTTCTTTGAGGACTCAACTTGATCAGCAGAAAGGTGTTGTGGATAATCTTGTGAATAACACTCGG ATTCTAGAAAGCAAGATACAAGAGGCTAAGTCAAAGAAAGATACTCTCAAAGCACGTGCACAATCTGcaaa aaCTGCAACAAAAGTAAGTGAAATGTTGGGGAATGTGAATACAAGCAGTGCTCTTTCAGCATTtgagaagatggaagaaaaag TTATGACCATGGAGTCTCAAGCAGAAGCCCTTAATCAGCTAACAACTGATGATCTTGAAGGAAAG TTTGCAATGCTGGAGAGCTCATCAGTTGATGATGATCTTGCAAGCTTAAAGAAGGAGCTATCTGGAACCACAAAG AAAGGAGAGCTTCCACCAGGGAGAACAGCGGTTTCCAACTCAAAAGCAGCATATCCATTTCCGGATCTTGAAATAGAGAATGAGCTGAATCAATTAAGGCAAAGAACCAGAGACCTCTAG
- the LOC111906746 gene encoding 40S ribosomal protein S4-1, protein MARGLKKHMKRLNAPKHWMLDKLGGAFAPKPSSGPHKSRECLPLILILRNRLKYALTYREVQSILMQRHVLVDNKVRTDKTYPAGFMDVVSIPKTNENFRLLYDTKGRFRLHSVRDEEAKFKLCKVRSVQFGSKGIPYINTYDGRTIRYPDPLIKANDTIKLDLDTNKIVDFIKFDVGNVVMVTGGRNTGRVGILKNREKHKGSFETVHIQDSTGHEFATRLGNVFTLGKGSKPWVSLPKGKGIKLTIIEEARKRRAAQDAVA, encoded by the exons ATG GCTCGAGGATTAAAGAAACACATGAAGAGGCTCAATGCCCCTAAGCATTGGATGCTCGACAAACTTGGTGGTGCTTTT GCTCCTAAACCATCATCTGGACCCCACAAATCCCGTGAATGTTTGCCCTTGATCCTTATCCTTCGTAACAGGTTGAAATATGCATTGACATATCGTGAGGTTCAATCTATTTTAATGCAACGACATGTTCTTGTTGACAACAAAGTTAGAACTGACAAAACATATCCAGCTGGATTCATGGATGTTGTTTCTATCCCCAAAACCAATGAAAACTTCCGTCTTCTTTATGACACAAAAGGTCGATTCAGACTGCATTCAGTTAGAGATGAAGAAGCTAAG tttAAATTGTGCAAGGTAAGATCAGTCCAATTTGGGTCAAAGGGGATTCCCTACATCAACACATATGATGGAAGAACAATCCGATACCCGGACCCACTAATCAAAGCCAATGACACAATCAAGCTCGACCTCGACACAAACAAAATCGTCGATTTCATCAAATTTGATGTTGGGAATGTTGTCATGGTGACAGGTGGCAGAAACACAGGGCGTGTTGGGATTCTTAAGAACAGGGAGAAACATAAGGGGAGTTTCGAAACTGTTCATATTCAAGATTCAACTGGACATGAGTTTGCAACTCGTTTGGGGAATGTGTTTACTCTTGGAAAAGGGTCAAAGCCCTGGGTGTCTTTGCCTAAGGGAAAGGGTATTAAGTTGACCATCATTGAGGAGGCTAGGAAAAGAAGAGCTGCTCAAGATGCTGTTGCTTAA
- the LOC111906730 gene encoding uncharacterized protein LOC111906730 produces MTGPADASSSKTPIDITSPFFLTPADHPGQNFVGENLLHDGNYSDWQNKMTNALFAKNKMGFVDGTMPMPKEDSDELMNWRRCNTMVRGWLVSSMEKEIKRSVKYAATARDIWVDLKERFGKENAPKAYELRRTVTTIRQGDMSISAYYTKLSSVWDEIQSISPTPSCVCKGCKCDVNKEFMKLREKERLYDFLMGLNDGYNAVKTQILSSTPLPSLSIAYHLVSQDKQQRIVGMNRHAGGDVAAF; encoded by the coding sequence ATGACAGGCCCTGCTGATGCGTCTTCATCCAAGACGCCCATTGATATCACGTCTCCATTCTTCCTCACTCCTGCTGATCATCCAGGCCAAAATTTTGTTGGAGAAAATTTGCTCCATGATGGAAATTACAGTGATTGGCAAAACAAGATGACAAATGCATTGTTTGCCAAAAACAAGATGGGTTTTGTTGATGGCACAATGCCAATGCCAAAAGAAGATTCTGATGAGCTGATGAATTGGAGGAGATGCAACACAATGGTTCGAGGATGGCTGGTAAGCTCAATGGAAAAGGAGATTAAGAGAAGTGTCAAGTATGCAGCCACTGCACGCGATATTTGGGTGGACCTTAAAGAACGCTTTGGAAAAGAAAATGCCCCCAAAGCATATGAGCTGAGAAGAACCGTCACCACCATACGTCAAGGAGATATGTCTATATCTGCATACTACACAAAGCTTAGTAGTGTATGGGATGAAATACAATCTATAAGTCCCACACCCTCCTGTGTTTGTAAAGGCTGCAAATGCGACGTTAACAAAGAGTTCATGAAGCTTCGAGAGAAAGAAAGATTATATGACTTCCTAATGGGACTAAATGATGGGTATAACGCTGTCAAGACACAAATTTTGAGTTCCACTCCGTTACCATCTCTTAGTATTGCCTACCATCTGGTCAGCCAAGATAAACAACAAAGAATTGTTGGGATGAATCGTCATGCTGGTGGTGATGTAGCAGCCTTCTAA